One Halomonas sp. THAF5a genomic region harbors:
- the pgi gene encoding glucose-6-phosphate isomerase yields the protein MTHTTIDQQGAWQALADHAEGMRATHLSELFAVESGRHAAFTRQAAGLTLDLSKQRWDAETLSKLLDLAREAEVPEAIRALLAGERVNRSEDRPALHTALRLPAEASLVVEGEDLVPSVHATLERMATMVERFHAGQWRGATGKAICDVVNLGVGGSDLGPLMVTHALADYRPQGVHTVDVHFASTMDGSQLADYLARLNPETTLFVLSSKSFTTIDTLSNARTARDWLMARLLGEDGEEGVDAELVLQQHFIGISASPEKMSEWGIAEAHQLEFWEWVGGRYSLWGGIGLPIALAVGMANFRELLAGAHALDTHFREAPLEDNLPVLLALAGIWNVNFLDVRAHSILPYDGRLEYFAAYLEQLEMESNGKSVTHDGQPVGYSTCPVLWGQLGPNAQHAFYQLLHQGTQAVECDFIAPLVRYEDVEDPATRDHLMSQHRLTLANCFAQSRALMLGDQAIEEQGARPVHKRYRGNQPSSTLLLERLTPATLGALIALYEHKVFVQATIWDINPFDQWGVELGKQIAGETQRILEHHADVATMDDSTRGLIEAAWAAERGSR from the coding sequence ATGACCCACACCACTATCGATCAGCAGGGTGCCTGGCAGGCCCTGGCCGACCATGCCGAGGGCATGCGCGCCACGCACCTGAGCGAGCTCTTCGCCGTCGAGTCGGGGCGCCATGCCGCCTTCACCCGTCAGGCGGCGGGCCTGACCCTGGACCTCTCCAAGCAGCGCTGGGACGCCGAGACCCTGTCGAAGCTGCTCGATCTCGCCCGGGAGGCCGAGGTCCCCGAGGCGATCCGCGCCCTGCTCGCCGGCGAGCGGGTCAACCGCAGCGAGGATCGTCCGGCCCTGCACACCGCCCTGCGACTGCCGGCCGAGGCGAGCCTGGTGGTGGAGGGCGAGGACCTGGTGCCCTCGGTGCACGCCACCCTGGAGCGCATGGCGACCATGGTCGAGCGCTTCCACGCCGGGCAGTGGCGGGGCGCCACCGGCAAGGCGATCTGCGACGTGGTCAACCTCGGCGTCGGCGGCTCCGACCTGGGGCCGCTGATGGTGACCCATGCCCTGGCCGACTACCGGCCCCAGGGCGTGCACACCGTCGATGTGCACTTCGCCTCCACCATGGACGGTTCCCAGCTGGCCGACTACCTGGCCCGGCTCAACCCCGAGACCACGCTCTTCGTGCTCTCCTCGAAGTCCTTCACCACCATCGACACCCTCTCCAACGCGCGCACCGCCCGGGACTGGCTGATGGCGCGCCTGCTGGGCGAGGACGGCGAGGAGGGCGTCGACGCCGAGCTGGTCCTGCAGCAGCACTTCATCGGCATCTCGGCGAGCCCCGAGAAGATGAGCGAGTGGGGCATCGCCGAGGCGCATCAGCTCGAGTTCTGGGAGTGGGTCGGCGGGCGCTACTCGCTGTGGGGCGGCATCGGCCTGCCCATCGCCCTGGCGGTGGGCATGGCAAACTTCCGCGAGCTGCTCGCCGGCGCCCACGCCCTGGACACCCACTTCCGCGAGGCGCCCCTCGAGGACAACCTGCCGGTGCTGCTCGCCCTGGCGGGCATCTGGAACGTCAACTTCCTCGACGTCCGCGCCCACTCGATCCTGCCCTACGACGGCCGGCTGGAGTACTTCGCCGCCTACCTCGAGCAGCTGGAGATGGAGTCCAACGGCAAGTCGGTGACCCACGACGGCCAGCCCGTCGGCTACTCCACCTGCCCGGTGCTCTGGGGCCAGCTCGGCCCCAACGCCCAGCACGCCTTCTACCAGCTGCTGCACCAGGGCACCCAGGCGGTGGAGTGCGACTTCATCGCGCCGCTGGTGCGCTACGAGGACGTCGAGGACCCGGCCACCCGGGACCACCTGATGAGCCAGCACCGCCTGACGCTGGCCAACTGCTTCGCCCAGTCCCGGGCGCTGATGCTCGGCGACCAGGCCATCGAGGAGCAGGGCGCACGCCCGGTGCACAAGCGTTATCGCGGCAACCAGCCTTCCAGCACCCTGCTGCTCGAGCGGCTGACTCCCGCGACCCTGGGCGCGCTGATCGCCCTCTACGAGCACAAGGTGTTTGTCCAGGCGACCATCTGGGACATCAACCCCTTCGACCAGTGGGGCGTGGAGCTCGGCAAGCAGATCGCCGGCGAGACCCAGCGCATCCTCGAGCATCACGCCGACGTCGCGACCATGGACGACTCCACCCGGGGCCTGATCGAGGCCGCCTGGGCGGCGGAACGCGGTTCGCGATGA
- the cmoA gene encoding carboxy-S-adenosyl-L-methionine synthase CmoA gives MSDASYRDAIYSTPLDRVARFSFDEQVVACFPDMIRRSVPGYGQILGMLGLIAGRHLRHGAQVYDLGCSLGAAGLALAGSLPPEAFRYTGVDLSPAMVARARETLAAECPDHAMEVLEGDIRRLEYAPAGMIVLNFTLQFLAPEDREAVIARLYAALEPGGVLVLSEKVQAADEQENAWLVERYHDFKRANGYSEMEISQKRTALENVLVPDTLESHHARLARAGFPRSQTWFQFLNFASLIAFKDT, from the coding sequence ATGAGTGACGCATCTTACCGTGACGCGATCTATTCGACACCCCTGGACCGGGTGGCGCGCTTTTCGTTCGACGAGCAGGTCGTCGCCTGCTTTCCCGACATGATTCGCCGCTCGGTGCCGGGATACGGCCAGATTCTCGGCATGCTGGGCCTGATCGCCGGCCGCCACCTGCGCCACGGCGCCCAGGTCTACGACCTCGGCTGCTCGCTGGGCGCCGCCGGCCTGGCGCTGGCCGGCAGCCTGCCGCCGGAGGCCTTCCGTTACACCGGGGTCGACCTCTCGCCGGCCATGGTCGCCCGTGCCCGGGAGACCCTGGCCGCGGAATGCCCCGACCATGCCATGGAGGTGCTCGAGGGCGATATCCGCCGGCTGGAGTACGCCCCCGCCGGCATGATCGTGCTCAACTTCACCCTGCAGTTCCTCGCCCCCGAGGACCGCGAGGCGGTGATCGCCCGCCTCTACGCCGCCCTGGAGCCCGGCGGCGTGCTGGTGCTCTCCGAGAAGGTCCAGGCCGCCGACGAGCAGGAGAATGCCTGGCTCGTCGAGCGCTACCACGACTTCAAGCGCGCCAACGGCTACAGCGAGATGGAGATCAGCCAGAAGCGCACGGCGCTCGAGAACGTGCTGGTGCCGGACACCCTGGAGAGCCATCACGCCCGCCTGGCCCGGGCCGGCTTCCCGCGCAGCCAGACCTGGTTCCAGTTCCTCAACTTCGCCTCGCTGATCGCCTTCAAGGACACCTGA
- the cmoB gene encoding tRNA 5-methoxyuridine(34)/uridine 5-oxyacetic acid(34) synthase CmoB, with product MPIAPEHRDLYRAFLDQGLETWLARLPEQLARGLDRQRYGDLPAWEKAVAKLPALPDTREVRLDADTVTVEAALTDSQRRQAENLLRKLMPWRKGPYDLGGVTIDTEWRSDWKWQRVAPHLAPLAGRRVLDVGGGSGYHAWRMAGAGAAFALVIDPSPRFFWQFRAVRHFVGDADGHRTHFLPVGIEDVPERLAFFDTVFSMGVLYHRPSPLEHLVQLKEALRPGGELVLETLVVEGDATTVLLPGERYAAMPNVYFLPSSAALCQWLERGGFEHVRVVDEAVTTTDEQRATDWMTFQSLADFLDPDDPTRTREGYPAPRRAVVIANRPH from the coding sequence ATGCCGATCGCGCCGGAACACCGCGACCTCTATCGCGCCTTCCTCGACCAGGGCCTGGAGACCTGGCTGGCCCGCCTGCCGGAGCAGCTGGCCCGGGGGCTGGACCGCCAGCGCTACGGCGACCTGCCGGCCTGGGAGAAGGCCGTGGCCAAGCTCCCCGCGCTGCCCGACACCCGGGAGGTACGCCTGGACGCCGACACGGTGACGGTCGAGGCGGCGCTGACCGACAGCCAGCGCCGCCAGGCCGAGAACCTGCTGCGTAAGCTCATGCCCTGGCGCAAGGGCCCCTATGACCTCGGCGGGGTGACCATCGACACCGAGTGGCGCTCGGACTGGAAGTGGCAGCGGGTGGCGCCGCACCTGGCACCGCTCGCCGGCCGTCGGGTGCTCGACGTGGGGGGCGGCAGCGGCTATCACGCCTGGCGCATGGCCGGGGCCGGGGCCGCCTTCGCGCTGGTGATCGATCCCTCGCCGCGCTTCTTCTGGCAGTTCCGGGCGGTGCGCCACTTCGTCGGCGACGCCGACGGCCACCGCACCCACTTCCTGCCGGTGGGCATCGAGGACGTGCCCGAACGGCTCGCCTTCTTCGACACGGTGTTCTCCATGGGCGTGCTCTATCACCGCCCCTCGCCGCTGGAGCATCTCGTGCAGCTCAAGGAGGCCCTGCGCCCGGGCGGCGAGCTGGTACTGGAGACCCTGGTGGTCGAGGGCGACGCCACCACGGTGCTGCTGCCCGGGGAGCGCTACGCCGCCATGCCCAACGTCTACTTCCTGCCCTCCTCCGCCGCGCTCTGCCAGTGGCTCGAGCGCGGCGGGTTCGAGCACGTGCGGGTGGTCGACGAGGCGGTGACCACCACCGACGAGCAGCGCGCCACCGACTGGATGACCTTCCAGTCGCTGGCCGACTTCCTGGATCCCGACGATCCGACCCGCACCCGGGAGGGCTACCCCGCCCCGCGCCGCGCGGTGGTGATCGCCAATCGGCCGCACTGA
- a CDS encoding App1 family protein produces the protein MMPTLRRTALFVKRLTGGLARPMKHPQASSGLTVTPYRGFGSRREAFLTGRVFHQAPLVRGIPRRGFLRDLVDVGRRIARRGVAEASVDIRLGDNHATVTTDRDGYFEARLPLASSLPRDRVWHLAELWVTAAEEGAVRDDVEVFIPVSEPDLLVISDIDDTVVYTGVADKLRMLYRLFIEQPHQRMAFPGVAALYQALHRGADDQGERPILYVSRGPWAIYEMLETFFQLNRIPVGPILFLREWGLSLRHPWPRRAEAHKEQLIGRMLATFEGVPCVLIGDSGQHDPEVYTRIVEAHPGRVQAIYIRRVDKREDRQRAIQGLCDQLRNTRCDLVLAADSVLIAEHAEAQGFISEHGLAAVRREAATAPGDDGPEESGPGDAG, from the coding sequence ATGATGCCGACGCTGCGTCGCACCGCCCTGTTCGTGAAGCGGCTGACGGGAGGCCTGGCCCGGCCGATGAAGCACCCCCAGGCCAGCAGCGGCCTGACCGTGACCCCCTATCGGGGCTTCGGCTCGCGGCGAGAGGCCTTCCTCACCGGCCGCGTGTTTCACCAGGCGCCGCTCGTCCGAGGCATACCGCGTCGCGGCTTCCTGCGCGACCTGGTCGACGTGGGCCGACGCATCGCCCGACGTGGCGTGGCCGAGGCCAGCGTCGACATCCGCCTGGGCGACAATCACGCGACCGTGACCACCGACCGCGACGGCTACTTCGAGGCCCGCCTGCCGCTCGCCTCGTCACTGCCCCGCGATCGGGTCTGGCACCTCGCCGAGCTGTGGGTCACCGCGGCCGAGGAGGGGGCGGTGCGTGACGACGTGGAGGTCTTCATCCCCGTGTCCGAACCCGACCTGCTGGTGATCAGCGACATCGACGATACCGTGGTCTACACCGGCGTGGCCGACAAGCTGCGCATGCTCTATCGGCTGTTCATCGAGCAGCCCCATCAGCGCATGGCCTTTCCCGGCGTGGCGGCGCTCTACCAGGCCCTGCACCGCGGCGCCGACGACCAGGGCGAGCGCCCCATCCTCTACGTGTCGCGGGGCCCCTGGGCGATCTACGAGATGCTGGAGACCTTCTTCCAGCTCAATCGCATTCCGGTCGGGCCGATCCTGTTCCTGCGCGAATGGGGCCTCTCCCTGCGCCACCCCTGGCCGCGTCGGGCCGAGGCGCACAAGGAGCAGCTGATCGGCCGCATGCTGGCGACCTTCGAGGGGGTGCCCTGCGTGCTGATCGGCGACAGCGGGCAGCACGACCCCGAGGTCTACACCCGCATCGTCGAGGCCCACCCCGGACGCGTCCAGGCCATCTACATTCGACGCGTGGATAAGCGGGAGGATCGCCAGCGCGCCATCCAGGGGCTCTGCGACCAGCTGCGCAACACCCGCTGCGACCTGGTGCTGGCCGCCGACAGCGTGCTGATCGCCGAACATGCCGAGGCCCAGGGTTTCATCTCCGAGCACGGCCTGGCGGCCGTGCGCCGCGAGGCGGCCACCGCACCTGGGGATGACGGGCCCGAGGAGTCGGGGCCGGGCGATGCCGGCTGA
- a CDS encoding zinc metallopeptidase: MIVLAIALLLALFLLPNVWAKWVLSRHSRGREEYPGTGGELAEHLIRRLGLEGVRVEVTEQGDHYDPEARRVRLSQEHYTGRSLTAVTVAAHEVGHAIQHRDGYAPLMARSRLVAVAQKAEKVGALLMMAAPFLFVLTRLPGGLAVVVALAVISFGTAALVHLVTLPVEFDASFGRALPLLAEYIPARDMAGARHVLTACAFTYVAASLASVLNLGRWLVILRR; this comes from the coding sequence ATGATCGTCCTGGCAATCGCCCTGCTGCTGGCCCTCTTCCTGCTGCCCAACGTCTGGGCGAAGTGGGTGCTGTCGCGCCACTCCCGCGGGCGCGAGGAGTATCCCGGCACTGGCGGCGAGCTCGCCGAGCACCTGATCCGCCGGCTGGGACTCGAAGGCGTGCGGGTGGAGGTAACCGAGCAGGGCGATCACTACGACCCCGAGGCGCGCCGGGTGCGGCTCTCCCAGGAGCACTACACGGGCCGCTCGCTCACGGCGGTGACGGTGGCGGCCCACGAGGTGGGCCATGCCATCCAGCATCGGGACGGTTATGCGCCGCTGATGGCTCGCTCGCGGCTGGTGGCCGTGGCCCAGAAGGCCGAGAAGGTCGGGGCGCTGTTGATGATGGCCGCCCCCTTCCTCTTCGTGCTGACGCGCCTGCCCGGCGGCCTGGCGGTGGTGGTGGCCCTGGCGGTGATCAGCTTCGGTACCGCGGCGCTGGTGCACCTGGTGACCCTGCCGGTGGAGTTCGATGCGAGCTTCGGGCGGGCCCTGCCGCTGCTCGCCGAGTACATCCCCGCCCGTGACATGGCCGGCGCCCGCCACGTGCTCACCGCCTGCGCCTTCACCTATGTGGCCGCCTCGCTGGCCAGCGTCCTCAACCTGGGGCGCTGGCTGGTGATCCTGCGGCGCTAG
- the cysN gene encoding sulfate adenylyltransferase subunit CysN, which yields MSHQSNLIADNIDQYLHEHENKDLLRFITCGSVDDGKSTLIGRLLHDSKMIFDDQLAAITQASKKSGTTGEAVDLALLVDGLQSEREQGITIDVAYRFFSTDKRKFIIADTPGHEQYTRNMATGASTASLAIILIDARYGVQTQTRRHSFIADLLGIQHLVIAVNKMDLVGFDEARFEEIVAEYRAFADELNAPDIRFVPLSALEGDNVVNRSERTPWYAGPPLLELLESVEVSRDRNLTDLRLPVQYVNRPDLDFRGYAGTLEAGILRPGQAIRVLPSGKTSTVERIVTFDGDLDIAWPGQAITVTLADELDISRGDWIVAEDAEVTQADAFEADLVWMHDEPLVPGRPVDIRLAGRSVAGRVGEILHQVDVNSQARHPSERLELNAIARCRVELTAEVALDDYDRSPGTGSFIVIDRLTNVTVGAGMIRGVAQSSARPAGEVDWAGFELELNALVRKYFPHWEAKDLRELLK from the coding sequence ATGTCACATCAATCGAACCTGATCGCCGACAACATCGATCAGTACCTGCACGAGCACGAGAACAAGGACCTGCTGCGCTTCATCACCTGCGGCAGCGTCGATGACGGCAAGTCGACCCTGATCGGCCGGCTGCTCCACGACTCCAAGATGATCTTCGACGACCAGCTGGCGGCGATCACCCAGGCCTCGAAGAAGAGCGGCACCACCGGCGAGGCGGTGGACCTGGCGCTGCTGGTGGACGGCCTGCAGTCCGAGCGGGAGCAGGGCATCACCATCGACGTGGCCTACCGCTTCTTCTCCACCGACAAGCGCAAGTTCATCATCGCCGACACCCCGGGCCACGAGCAGTACACCCGCAACATGGCCACCGGCGCCTCCACGGCGAGCCTGGCGATCATCCTGATCGACGCCCGCTACGGCGTGCAGACCCAGACCCGCCGGCACAGCTTCATCGCCGACCTGCTGGGCATCCAGCACCTGGTGATCGCGGTCAACAAGATGGACCTGGTCGGCTTCGACGAGGCGCGCTTCGAGGAGATCGTCGCCGAGTACCGCGCCTTCGCCGACGAGCTCAATGCCCCCGACATCCGCTTCGTGCCGCTCTCGGCGCTGGAGGGCGACAACGTCGTCAACCGCAGCGAGCGCACGCCCTGGTACGCCGGCCCCCCGCTGCTCGAGCTGCTGGAGAGCGTGGAGGTGAGCCGCGACCGCAACCTGACCGACCTGCGCCTGCCGGTGCAATACGTCAACCGCCCGGATCTGGACTTCCGCGGCTACGCCGGCACCCTGGAGGCGGGTATCCTGCGCCCGGGTCAGGCGATCCGGGTGCTGCCCTCCGGCAAGACCTCGACGGTGGAGCGCATCGTCACCTTCGACGGCGACCTGGACATCGCCTGGCCGGGCCAGGCGATCACCGTTACCCTGGCGGACGAGCTCGATATCTCCCGGGGCGACTGGATCGTCGCCGAGGATGCCGAGGTCACCCAGGCCGATGCCTTCGAGGCCGACCTCGTGTGGATGCACGACGAGCCCCTCGTCCCCGGGCGGCCGGTCGACATCCGCCTGGCCGGACGCTCCGTGGCGGGCCGGGTCGGCGAGATCCTCCACCAGGTCGACGTCAACAGCCAGGCGCGCCATCCCTCCGAGCGACTCGAGCTCAACGCCATCGCCCGCTGCCGGGTCGAGCTGACCGCCGAGGTGGCGCTGGACGACTACGACCGCAGCCCGGGCACCGGCAGCTTCATCGTCATCGACCGGCTCACCAACGTGACGGTGGGCGCCGGGATGATCCGCGGCGTCGCGCAGTCCTCCGCTCGCCCGGCCGGCGAGGTGGACTGGGCCGGCTTCGAGCTGGAGCTCAACGCCCTGGTACGCAAGTACTTCCCGCACTGGGAGGCGAAGGACCTTCGCGAGCTGCTCAAATAG
- the cysD gene encoding sulfate adenylyltransferase subunit CysD, which translates to MSHLSAPSRERAVQAAAGDPTASRQRLTHLKQLEAESIHIIREVVAEFANPVMLYSIGKDSSVMLHLARKAFYPGPPPFPLMHVNTTWKFREMIEFRDRMAAESGMELIEHINEEGRAAGINPFEHGSSGYTDVMKTQALKQALDHYGFDAAFGGARRDEEASRAKERVFSFRDRHHRWDPKNQRPELWNLYNARVNKGESIRAFPLSNWTELDIWQYIHLEGIPIVPLYFSAPRPVVERDGMQIMVDDDRLPLAPGEVPEEKWVRFRTLGCYPLTGAVESRAATLPEIIQEMLLTRTSERSGRAIDHDQAGSMEKKKREGYF; encoded by the coding sequence ATGAGCCATCTTTCCGCACCGTCCCGCGAGCGCGCCGTCCAGGCCGCCGCTGGCGACCCCACGGCGTCGCGCCAGCGCCTCACCCACCTCAAGCAGCTCGAGGCCGAGTCGATCCACATCATCCGCGAGGTGGTGGCGGAGTTCGCCAACCCGGTGATGCTCTACTCCATCGGCAAGGACTCCTCGGTGATGCTGCACCTGGCGCGCAAGGCCTTCTATCCCGGCCCGCCGCCGTTCCCGCTGATGCACGTCAACACCACCTGGAAGTTCCGCGAGATGATCGAGTTCCGCGATCGCATGGCCGCGGAATCCGGCATGGAGCTGATCGAGCACATCAACGAGGAGGGGCGCGCCGCCGGCATCAATCCCTTCGAGCACGGCTCCAGCGGCTACACCGACGTGATGAAGACCCAGGCCCTCAAGCAGGCGCTGGACCACTACGGCTTCGACGCCGCCTTCGGCGGGGCGCGCCGCGACGAGGAGGCCAGCCGCGCCAAGGAGCGGGTGTTCTCCTTCCGCGACCGCCACCATCGCTGGGATCCCAAGAACCAGCGCCCGGAGCTCTGGAACCTCTACAACGCCCGGGTCAACAAGGGCGAGTCGATCCGCGCCTTCCCGCTCTCCAACTGGACCGAGCTGGACATCTGGCAGTACATCCACCTCGAGGGCATCCCCATCGTGCCGCTCTACTTCTCCGCGCCGCGGCCGGTAGTGGAACGCGACGGCATGCAGATCATGGTCGACGACGACCGCCTGCCGCTGGCGCCCGGCGAGGTGCCCGAGGAGAAGTGGGTGCGTTTTCGCACCCTGGGCTGCTACCCGCTGACCGGGGCCGTGGAGTCCCGGGCGGCCACCCTGCCCGAGATCATCCAGGAGATGCTGCTGACCCGCACCAGCGAGCGCAGCGGCCGTGCCATCGACCACGACCAGGCCGGCTCCATGGAGAAGAAGAAGCGCGAGGGGTACTTCTAA
- a CDS encoding metallophosphoesterase has translation MRLVQITDCHLHADPAARGRIGVPLGQLEAVIAAVNREKPDRVVVSGDISQDETAASYALATRTLSKLEAPWAWLPGNHDSPELMVEHQSLPAELDLGDWRALLLDTRVPGREGGELGPQRLTALDARLAGDDRPTLLVMHHPPLSIGTAWLDAIGLADAEAFWRCLAPYGQVRAVCFGHVHQAFEGAQALAGRRVAVYGCPAASDQFLPGAATFALDEAARPGYRVLDLAPGGIETRVGRVAP, from the coding sequence ATGCGCCTGGTCCAGATCACCGACTGCCACCTCCACGCCGATCCCGCCGCGCGCGGCCGGATCGGCGTGCCGCTTGGCCAGCTCGAGGCCGTGATCGCGGCGGTCAACCGCGAGAAGCCGGATCGGGTGGTGGTCAGCGGCGACATCAGCCAGGACGAGACGGCGGCCTCCTACGCGCTGGCGACGCGCACCCTGTCGAAGCTCGAGGCCCCCTGGGCCTGGCTGCCGGGCAACCACGACAGTCCCGAGCTGATGGTCGAGCATCAATCGCTGCCCGCCGAGCTCGACCTGGGTGACTGGCGCGCGCTGCTGCTGGATACCCGGGTCCCCGGCCGCGAGGGCGGCGAGCTGGGCCCCCAGCGGCTCACCGCCCTGGACGCGCGCCTGGCCGGTGACGATCGCCCGACGCTTCTGGTCATGCACCATCCGCCGCTGTCCATCGGCACCGCCTGGCTCGACGCGATCGGCCTGGCCGACGCCGAGGCCTTCTGGCGCTGCCTCGCCCCTTATGGCCAGGTGCGAGCGGTGTGCTTCGGCCACGTCCACCAGGCCTTCGAGGGCGCCCAGGCCCTGGCCGGCCGCCGGGTGGCGGTCTATGGCTGCCCCGCCGCCAGCGACCAGTTCCTGCCCGGCGCCGCGACCTTCGCCCTCGACGAGGCCGCCCGTCCGGGCTATCGCGTCCTCGACCTCGCGCCCGGCGGGATCGAGACCCGGGTGGGGCGCGTCGCGCCCTGA
- a CDS encoding DUF1249 domain-containing protein produces the protein MPRNAYVTDLKTLQGECAANFIRLTRLLGDLEAGETREVALVNGERRLGALCLELQERAPYTSIVRVSQRGMLDTLIESPRMRVHLYHDVRMAEVTDFQRHRHFHGRYRYPNARMHQPDEKLQLNRFLGEWLEHGLAHGHSDLPELP, from the coding sequence GTGCCGAGAAACGCCTATGTCACCGACCTGAAGACCCTGCAGGGCGAATGCGCGGCCAACTTCATCCGCCTGACCCGGCTGCTGGGCGACCTGGAGGCCGGCGAGACCCGCGAGGTGGCGCTGGTCAACGGAGAACGCCGGTTGGGGGCGCTCTGTCTCGAGCTCCAGGAGCGTGCGCCCTACACCAGCATCGTGCGGGTCTCCCAGCGCGGCATGCTCGATACGCTGATCGAGTCGCCGCGCATGCGCGTGCACCTCTACCACGACGTGCGCATGGCCGAGGTGACCGACTTCCAGCGTCATCGCCACTTCCACGGCCGCTATCGCTACCCCAACGCCCGCATGCACCAGCCCGACGAGAAGCTGCAGCTCAACCGCTTCCTTGGCGAGTGGCTGGAGCATGGCCTCGCCCACGGTCACTCCGACCTGCCGGAACTGCCCTGA
- a CDS encoding NUDIX domain-containing protein, protein MSDTRPPADDQDLTRELPFTAADVVLEERRCLHDGFFRLEALHLRHRLFEGGWSAPMVREVHHRHDAVGVLLYDVERDAVVLVEQFRAGALDDPASPWKLEVVAGLVERGESAAEVARREAMEEAGCEVGELIELHAYYPSPGACDERVTLFCGLVDSRGLGGVHGLDEEHEDIRVHVLPFLRAWELLQAGRLDNAMCLIAFQWLVGERASLRARR, encoded by the coding sequence ATGAGCGACACGCGCCCGCCCGCGGACGATCAGGACCTCACCCGCGAGCTGCCCTTCACGGCGGCCGACGTGGTGCTGGAGGAGCGGCGCTGCCTGCACGACGGCTTCTTCCGGCTGGAGGCGCTGCACCTGCGCCACCGCCTCTTCGAGGGCGGCTGGAGCGCGCCCATGGTGCGCGAGGTGCACCATCGCCACGACGCGGTCGGCGTGCTGCTCTACGACGTGGAGCGCGACGCCGTGGTGCTGGTCGAGCAGTTTCGCGCCGGGGCCCTCGACGATCCAGCCTCGCCCTGGAAGCTCGAGGTGGTCGCCGGTCTGGTCGAGCGGGGCGAGAGCGCCGCCGAGGTGGCCCGCCGCGAGGCCATGGAGGAAGCCGGCTGCGAGGTGGGCGAGCTGATCGAGCTGCACGCCTACTACCCGAGCCCCGGCGCCTGCGACGAGCGGGTCACCCTGTTCTGCGGCCTGGTCGACAGCCGAGGCCTCGGCGGCGTGCACGGCCTGGACGAGGAGCACGAGGATATCCGCGTGCATGTGCTACCGTTCCTGCGTGCCTGGGAACTCCTGCAGGCCGGACGACTCGACAATGCCATGTGCCTGATCGCCTTCCAGTGGCTGGTCGGTGAGCGTGCATCGTTGCGAGCAAGGAGGTAG